Proteins from one Syngnathus scovelli strain Florida chromosome 17, RoL_Ssco_1.2, whole genome shotgun sequence genomic window:
- the nmnat2 gene encoding nicotinamide/nicotinic acid mononucleotide adenylyltransferase 2, which translates to MPESSKSHVILLSCGSFNPITKGHIHMFEKAREHLHKSGRFIVIGGIISPVHDSYGKAGLVSSRHRLTMCQLAVQSSDWIRVDPWECYQETWQPTCSVLEHHRDLMKRVTGCILSNVNTPSSTPVVGQPQTRSPPLYQNRNNLNRKATSVKLWGKLSESLGKVCCVRPHMERFAFIDENANLGPSLTYEEIELRILLLCGSDLLESFCIPGLWKDSDMEVIVGDFGLVVVPRDGANTERIMKQSPVLRKHQDNIVVVEDNGEHPMAQVSSTKSRLALQHGDGHVVDYLCQPVIDYILNTQLYIKASG; encoded by the exons ATGCCAGAGAGCAGCAAAAGTCACGTGATCCTGCTATCGTGCGGCAGCTTCAATCCCATCACCAAGGGACACATCCATATGTTCG aaaAGGCAAGGGAGCACCTGCACAAAAGTGGCCGTTTCATCGTGATCGGAGGGATCATTTCGCCGGTGCACGACTCGTATGGGAAAGCT GGCCTGGTGTCCAGCAGGCATCGTCTGACCATGTGTCAGCTGGCCGTGCAGTCGTCCGATTGGATCAG GGTCGACCCCTGGGAGTGTTACCAGGAGACTTGGCAGCCCACCTGCAGCGTCCTGGAGCACCACCGAGATCTGATGAAG CGAGTGACGGGTTGCATTCTGTCCAACGTCAACACGCCGTCGTCCACGCCCGTCGTCGGACAACCGCAGACGCGGTCTCCGCCCCTTTACCAGAACCGCAACAACCTGAACCGCAAGGCCACTTCGG TGAAACTTTGGGGGAAGCTGAGCGAGAGTTTGGGCAAAGTGTGCTGCGTGCGTCCTCACATGGAACGCTTCGCCTTCATCG ATGAAAACGCCAACTTGGGACCCAGCCTGACGTATGAGGAGATCG AGTTGCGCATCTTGCTCCTGTGTGGAAGTGACCTCCTAGAATCCTTCTGCATCCCTGGCCTGTGGAAGGACAGTGAT ATGGAGGTAATCGTCGGCGACTTCGGCCTGGTGGTGGTCCCTCGTGACGGCGCCAACACAGAGCGCATCATGAAGCAGTCGCCGGTGCTACGCAAACACCAG GACAACATTGTGGTGGTTGAGGACAACGGCGAGCATCCCATGGCGCAGGTCAGCTCCACCAAGAGCAG GCTGGCGCTGCAGCACGGCGACGGACACGTGGTGGACTACCTGTGTCAGCCCGTCATCGACTACATCCTCAACACGCAGCTTTACATCAAGGCCtcgggatag